The following coding sequences lie in one Desmodus rotundus isolate HL8 chromosome 1, HLdesRot8A.1, whole genome shotgun sequence genomic window:
- the LOC123479209 gene encoding angiopoietin-related protein 3, giving the protein MQKTSVWFLLSLACSLSSARKQREWHAPLTYSQDDINVLSQGLLQLGMELKMQVSYSKNRTGHLFKQLDTLNTSLAELLTQVSQQERKDEDLERRAEQLDKRNEGLRQLVAELQHQLVAGMQYREKFSERLELLERKMEDAVLPKADGLSLTQVMDDIMPSVQRQNQRIDELFAEVKMQQNHLHKQDALIKKLREKVKSKHKPTKESVKTGNGKKSLDV; this is encoded by the exons ATGCAAAAAACATCAGTTTGGTTCCTCCTCAGTTTAGCCTGTTCTTTATCCAGTGCAAGGAAACAAAGAGAATGGCATGCTCCTCTCACTTATTCCCAAGATGACATCAATGTTCTCTCCCAGGGGCTTCTACAGCTTGGAATGGAGCTCAAGATGCAAGTGAGCTACAGCAAAAATCGCACTGGCCACCTCTTTAAACAACTGGACACTCTGAACACCTCTTTAGCTGAGCTTCTTACTCAAGTTAGCCAGCAGGAGAGGAAGGACGAAGACCTGGAGAGGAGAGCTGAGCAGCTTGACAAGAGGAATGAAGGCCTCCGTCAGCTGGTCGCTGAGCTCCAGCATCAGCTGGTTGCGGGGATGCAGTACAGAGAGAAATTCAGTGAGAGGCTGGAACTGCTGGAGCGGAAGATGGAGGATGCTGTGCTCCCCAAGGCAGATGGGCTCTCTCTGACACAGGTGATGGACGACATCATG CCCTCTGTGCAAAGACAGAACCAAAGAATTGATGAACTATTTGCTGAAGTGAAAATGCAGCAAAATCACCTGCACAAGCAAGATGCCCTCATTAAAAAACTCCGGGAAAAG GTTAAGTCAAAGCACAAACCCACAAAGGAATCAGTGAAAActggaaatggaaagaaatccCTTGATGTGTAG